The Oncorhynchus nerka isolate Pitt River linkage group LG12, Oner_Uvic_2.0, whole genome shotgun sequence genome contains the following window.
actgtgtgccaaagccctaaagatggaacatgttatttacatttacatttaagtcatttagcagacgctcttatccagagcgacttacaaattggttatgaccacagtaacacaggtagttaactttataagagccaaaggtctaaatcaccgccagtttaaatattttctggaggagtgtggttcggaatacgcagacgtgccgtatcacacagaggtgagatggctaagcagaggaaaagtactgaacagatgtttcgagctgcgtgaggaaatatgtcaattcctggaaaccaaagggaaggatacagcagagctccgggagcaaaagttcctgtgtgagctggcctttctctgtgacatctcgagccatctcgatgcgctgaacctgcagcttcaggggcgggggcgcatcatcacagacatgtacgctgcagtgagggccttcaaaactaaactgtgcctgtgggagaatcagatgctgcaaggaaacccttgccattttccctgctgccaatccataaaagcgcagatctctaccgctgtgtttccatgcgcacagtttgctgaaaaactcgccgctgagtttagccggcgatttgccgacttcgatgcccagaaatgcaagtttgaactgcttagtaatcccttcgcagttgatgtggaaaatgcaccaaccaacatccaaatggagctgattgaactccagtgcaacgacacgctgaagtcaaagtatgatgctgtgggcgccgcacagtttccacggttcatccctgacacaatgcctcagctccgcacccaagctgctcagatgctctccatgttcggcagcacttatctatgcgagcaacttttctcctcgatgaagatgaccaaaacaactcacaggagatgtctgactgatgaacatcttcgctcgatactgaggatttcttcagctcagagcttgagcccagacattgatgaactagcatccaagaagagatgccaggtatctgccttgggcacatcagattagaccagtgtgcaataattaacattttctttatgcactttttcttgctacaaggcatgggcttgaatggttgattgatttattatcattttatttgtaaaattattagccagtggaaaaagtttattttggtatttaaatcagaaggctgcaaatagaaaagaggcatacaatttttatttacattttatttatttaataaatgaatgccattgatgtgttttttcatttgaaattcgattttgcatgtctccactattaaattatatattgtatggtaataagcgatgcttgttccatattcaatgttaaagcaaaacttgtttgggtccatattaaaaggttaatttgttcaatgttggcccgtgactttgttcaggttttacattttggcccactgggtatttgagtttgacacccctggcttagaacatgttggtattaccgACTCAGACAGggggaggttgaaaatgtcagtgaagacacttgccagttggtcagtgcatgctcgcagtacacgtcctggtaatctgtctggccttgtgaatgttgacctgttttaaagtcttactcacatcaaCTGTGGAAAAAGTGATCACACCGTCTCCCTGAATAGTTGGTGCTCTAATGCATGTTTCGTAGTTATTTGCCTCAAAacaagcatagaagtagtttagctcgtgtcactgggcagctctcggctgtgcttcccttttgtattgacgcttttcctgtttgatggttcgtcggagggcatagcgggatttcttataagcttccaggttagagtacCGCCTgtttgaaagcagcagctctagcctttagctcactgcggatgttgcctgtatttgtaaatgatgtctgagtattggaGTCTACCCTTGGCTATccatcctttttttttttttacttcttatgggcaggtgggtgcgaaattcaaactacagtattataaatatttaactttcataaaatcacaagtgtaatacatcaaaataaagcttaacgtcttgttaatccagccgctgtgtcagatttcaaaaaggctttacggtgaaagcacaccatgcgattatctgaggacagcgccctgcatacaaacacatgaaaaacatatttcaaccaggcaggtgcgacatgAAAATCAGAAATGGCGATATAATAAATgtcttacctttgatcttctgtTGGAACTccaaggtcccagttacatcacaaattgtccttttgttcgataatgtccttctttatatccatgaaaactcagtttagctggcgtgcttcagtcaataatccacccagtttccctccatcaaaatgcatacaaaataaatcccaaacgttactaataaacttttccaaacaagtcaaacaacatttataATAAAACCTTaagtaccctaatacgtaaataaattaTACAATTTAAGATGGAGAATCGTTGTCTTTACCAGAGAAAAATACAGAAGAACGCGCGCTCTTCTacacgcttggaaacactacagccaaactgggagccacctagaaaaactaccatTTCTGGCTcatttgtcctctgggtttcgcctgccatatcatatctgttatactcacagacataattgtAACAATTTTAGAAACTTTTTAGAGTTTTCTATACAAATCTACAAATTAAATGCATATTCTGAGTAGCTTCTGGCCTGAGTAACAtgtagtttactttgggcacgcttttcatccggacgtcaaaatactgccccctacccaggTTAAACAAGAAAATCATgccatctgctttgcttaatataaggaatttgaaattatttatacttttgatacttaaattaCATTTAATTTTGATACTGAaatatatttagaaccaaatacttttagacttttactcaagtactattttactgggtgacttttacttgagtaaatatcaattaaggtgtgtgtgtgtgtgtgtgtgtatactgttgCTCAAGTATCAAAGTTCGATACTTTTTCCCACCACTGGACATAGCCTAATATGATTTAGGTATGTTAATTTTAGGGCTGTCGGAGAGAATCAGTTCTTTACAGTTCACTTTTTGCCCAAAACATTTTTATCGTAACTATTGCGGTGTCTGAAAGCGTTCAAAATACACAGAAAACCTCCCAAATACATAATCTATAGCTACAGCTAAAAACTATTTAAACTAAAAACAAGTTGACATTGAGGTTAGTGTACTTTTTCAATTTACCAAATTTTGCTTACTTTAGACAAGACTTAAatgtttttttgtatatatatttttttaattacattgtaatttaacctttatttaactaggcaattcggttaagtacaaattcttatttacaatgacggcctaccccagccaaacctggacgacgctgggccaattgtgtgctgccctttGGGCCTCCCAATCActaccggatgtgatacagcctgaatttaggCAAATTCAGAAGCAAATCCTGCAATTAACAATATTAATCATTTGACAGACCTAATTATTTTTTGATGTAGCCTATTTTATAAAGCATAATAATTGTGCATAGCCACGGGAAgtgggggtgctgagggtgctgcagcaccccctgataaATCACAATTAAAGGTGcgctatgcagaaatcgctccactTTTTCCTGGATGCTAAATTTCTAATATAAACTGAAATGAGGTGAATTTAGGTGAACTATGTCAAAACAAGCAAAGTAGTCTAGAAAATCATTGTACCAtcaaaccgctgtgaaatatattttccataacaaaAAATATTATTGTGGTGCAAACAAACCCCATAAACTGCAGAGAGAACCATAAGCAAACCTGTCCACATCTATCGCTAAACCCACAGGTAGGTAACAATCACTGTGGGGTGAATTCTAACTTAGTTTTCACTTCTCCCGTGGAAATTAGGATTTGCCCCTTGATGAAATGGGATTAGTGAACTCCTCTGAACTTCATCCAGCAGTCGATAAGGACACAGTCTACAATACAAACAAACAATGTGCTGCTATTAATCTTGTTTTACGAGTTTCAAATGGACATTTGAGTATAGAAATGATTAATGTTTGAAAGAATAATCAGGACAACATTCAGATCCTCGTCAGTCTTTGTCAGATTCTATTTTTGTAGTCTTGACTCATGGCAATGTTTTGTTTCGCTCTCTCAGAGTTGAAGAACTTCCAGTGTTCCCTCTACTCCTCTAAGGCCATGAACTGCAGCTGGCTTCCAGACAATCAGACTGCAGATGACCTCCAGCTCTACTACTGGTGAGAACTATTTTACTTCAAATTCGTAATCACTCCCTACCCAAAGCAACGGACTGACAGTAAAGGTGTGTGGgttaaatcactggggaagccagaaaaaaatattttcaacttgtgttgtgataattgtgttctctttaacctgttagttcatatgcatTGTGaccatttacagtggggcaaaaaaaagtatttagtcagccaccaattgtgcaagttctcccacttaaaatgatgagagaggcctgtaattttcatcataggtacacttcaactatgacagacaaaatgagaaagaaaatcacattgtaggatttttaatgaatttatttgcaaattatggtggaaaataagtattgacTCATGgtcgttccagtgaagggaaatcttaactctacagcattcaatgacattctagattattctgtgcttccaactttgtgggaacagtttggagaaggccctttcctgtttcagcatgacaatgcccccgtgcacaaggaaaatggtttgttgagataggtgaagatcttgactggcctgcacaaagccctgaccttaaccccatcaaACAACTTTTGGATTACTAATTGCCAAGCAAGGTCTAATTGCCAAACATCAGTGCCctacctcactaatgttcttgtggctgaataggagcaagtccccgcagcaatgttccaacatctagtggaaagccttcccagaactccatattaatgcacatgattttgAAATTAGATGTTTGACGAGAAGGCgtacacatacttttggtcatgtagtgtacattcaAACTCTTGTGAATTGAAGGACAATTATGAAACCCAAAGAGATGGGAAAAAAATGTATTGGTACATTTGGCATCCATTAGTACATGCCACTGCAGACTGAACTGGTAAAATAACTCCTGGCACACTGAATTATTTGCAAGTGAAACATGAATTGCCAATGGTCACATAGGCCTAGAGACCTTTGCCAAGGCTTCTTCTACCAATTCACTTCATATTTTGTTTCTCCTACATATCCTACCCATCTTAGATGTCATTAAGCTTCAGGAGTGCAACGGTTCACCTATCAATTCAACTGACAAGCAATGGCACTGATCCCAACCTAGATGTGTCCGCTGAGCAGTGACACATTCTCATCCCTAAATGTTTCAGGTACCCTGGTGAATCCCACAAAACAGCATGCAGTGACTACAAGCCCAGAGCTGGTGAGAAGATAGGATGTCGCCTGAGAGGGGACTTCCTTGAACATGACGTCTACTTCCACTTCAATGGGACTCTCAATGGTTTGTCTGTACAGAAAACCTTCCGGGTGCGTCCTGTACATTATGGTAAGAATAACTCATTTTTTTAAAGTTAGAAATGCATGCTTACCAACTAATCAGTAATTACATGATACTACCCAACTCTCAAGTAATATTCAATATTGTTGATATTGCCAATACTCTCATTTATCTAATAGTCTACTGTATGTCCGATTCTCTTCAGTCAAGCCCCCGGCCCCTAGGGTTAAGATCACAGAGGAAGGGAAGGATCTCCTTCTGAGCTGGGACCCTCCGGACTTAGCCGCTCACCACTGCTGGGTTTACATCTTAAACTACAGCATGTGTCGAGAGACTCTGGTAAGCCATGGATGTGTGGATATATTTTTATTCATATAACCTTTCTATTTATCCAAGCTAGTTCTGAACTAATTttaatttacaatgacaacctggTAAGTGCCAACGTTTTTGTCTGTTGCACTTCCCAGAAGAGTTTTCAATAGTTTCATATTGAATTAAACCTTTGGTTAATTATGGTTCGCTTGGCCATTGTTGGACAGATTAGTCTTACTGAGATAAAATCTATTTTGCAACAGAAACCTGATGTTCAAAACCTGTGGATGTAACAATGCTGAATGAGTCATTAACCGATAACGAGACCTAAGTTTATCTGTCTACAGACAGTATATAGGTCAGATGAAGGGTTGGGCGTTCTGGTGTTGTCACCATAAAATGGTCTACTAATCTGAATTATACAAATACAGCTTTAGTCACTGAAACATGTTTATACTGCTTTTACTGACCTAAAGGCCCGTGTGTGTGTCCTTGCATGTTTTAATGAAATGGTACCATTATCGGAGTTCCAGTCAATGTTTTGTGTGTTTCCTCCAGAGTAAGGAAATACAATACAAATATGATAATGTAGCCGTGAAAGTGCCGTACGACCTGAGATGCCAATACAAAGTCCAGGTTAAAGCAGTCTATAAGAAGTCATGTGGGGCAGGAGGGAGCGACTGGAGCGATGTTGAACTTTATGGTACTTACTCCACTTTCTTtctccacactctctctgtcaggacACAGTCCGTGATATAAATATATTAACATTGAAATAGTTTAAACTTTCCCTGTATCAAATGAAATGGAGGATGAATAAAAAGTGTATGTTATACCATTAGTCTATGaaaatattataaactgggtggttcgagccctgaatgctgatcagaccgtataccacaggtatgacacgTTGGTAGccagtttataataacaataatgcACCTTGGCGGGGTtgtggtgtatggccaatatgctgaaggctgtatccaggcaaatcaaagtttatttgtcatgtgcgccgaatacaacaggtgtagaccttacattgaaatgcttacttacaggctctaaccaacaaggcaaaaaaggtattaggtgaacaatgggtaagtaaagaaataaaaacaacagtaaaaatgaagtggcgaggctataacagcagtgaggctacatacaggcaccagttagtcgagctgattgaggtagtatgtagatatggttaaagtgactatgcatatacgataaacagagtagcagtcgCGTAAAAGAGAGGTTGGCACATTGTGTTGTGCGTAagagcccttagctgtggtatattggccatataccacaccccctcatgccttattgcttaagtatgaCATTATAATAGAATTGTGTACTGTTGGCTAAATGTAATAGACTTCTAATCTTATAGACATGATTAGAAATAGACCCAGTCACTGACGTTTTGCTTGTGTTCCTTTCAGGTGTGGAGGATCTTCATTTTGATTGGTTGATGACTGTATTTGCAATCCTCATTCCAGCTGCAGTTGGCCTATTCATCATCCTGTGTCTTTGTTGTTTCATGAAGTAAGTCAACCTACATCATGGGTCTACCTTCTGTCTTTGGGGGTTGTCTAAAGAGAATGCTATCTTGTGTTTTCACTTAAGCTATTTACAATTTGGTGATTAGGGTTGTAATTCTGGCCTCTTTGGTTCTTTTCCAGGCACAGAGAGAAGCTTTTCCCCAAAATTCCACAGCCATCCTTGATTTTGAAGGACATTCTGAACAGCAATAAGGAACAGAAGGTGAGAACAGCAACAGCCTATTGTGTTATTAGCAGTAGTCTAACAGTAAGGGGCTAGCTGATGTTATAGGACTTCACTTATTAGAAATGCTAACATTACAATTCTTTCatgaccctcacacacacacacacccccaacaCCCCCCCATTCCCTGCCTTCCAGAGCTTCATAGGGAATCTCTATGTccctgtagtggaggagatggaATGTAAGATCAGCCTAGAGAAAGACCCTACTCTTCTCTTGATGCAGCCTGACCCCTGAGAGGCTACACACTGACCCAGTTGTGATTACCACAGCACAGACAGATACATCTGGTATGACTTCAGTGTTATTGACCAACACTCAGAGCAAGCCATGTTAAGGTGGACCCCAGCTGCATTGCTGAAGAATTCCAGGACTTGGAGCTCCGCAGTCGATGGACCACTTTAGCAAGTTGGACACAGACGGAGA
Protein-coding sequences here:
- the LOC135559597 gene encoding interleukin-13 receptor subunit alpha-2-like — encoded protein: MQTPPNLTVRWKIEAHCHTTWNNNSFAGVNPVFVLGSSERKAHVFFSQLGRQLLDNSSKLTFGIQCEFWGGALHQNYARDNMILKPMEFLFVLQYFIPLITPEVTVEKELKNFQCSLYSSKAMNCSWLPDNQTADDLQLYYWYPGESHKTACSDYKPRAGEKIGCRLRGDFLEHDVYFHFNGTLNGLSVQKTFRVRPVHYVKPPAPRVKITEEGKDLLLSWDPPDLAAHHCWVYILNYSMCRETLSKEIQYKYDNVAVKVPYDLRCQYKVQVKAVYKKSCGAGGSDWSDVELYGVEDLHFDWLMTVFAILIPAAVGLFIILCLCCFMKHREKLFPKIPQPSLILKDILNSNKEQKSFIGNLYVPVVEEMECKISLEKDPTLLLMQPDP